The Puntigrus tetrazona isolate hp1 chromosome 23, ASM1883169v1, whole genome shotgun sequence genome has a segment encoding these proteins:
- the LOC122328405 gene encoding isocitrate dehydrogenase [NAD] subunit gamma, mitochondrial-like isoform X1, which yields MSIAARSALVRFPPRLQPRTGPKSIAFSLKSPVVFCQRKKSSYATIPPPAKYGGRHTVTLIPGDGIGPELLNHVRELFRFCCVPVDFEIVRVDSSASSEDDINNAVTAIKRNGVALKGNIETNHNLPPSHKSRNNLLRTFLDLYANVMHCQSLPGVPTRHKDIDVIIIRENTEGEYSSLEHENVPGVVESLKIITRVNSLRIAEYAFNLAREKGRCKVTAVHKANIMKLGDGLFLQCCKEVAAGYPDITFDNMIVDNTTMQLVSKPQQFDVMVMPNLYGNVVSNVCAGLVGGPGLVPGVNYGKDYAVFETATRNTGKSIANKNIANPTATLLASCLMLDHLKLHAYAKMIRKAVLKTLSESQWQTSDLGGRGTTSEVVYSVMQEIQRGGPRTSEQI from the exons ATGTCCATAGCAGCGAGATCAGCGCTCGTCCGCTTCCCACCGCGCCTGCAGCCACGGACCGGACCGAAGAGCATCGCGTTCAGC TTGAAAAGCCCTGTAGTGTTTTGCCAGAGGAAGAAGTCTTCATATGCT ACTATT CCTCCTCCTGCTAAATACGGAGGCAGACACACAGTGACTTTGATCCCTGGTGATGGTATTGGGCCAGAACTGCTGAACCACGTCAGAGAGCTTTTCAG ATTCTGCTGTGTGCCAGTGGATTTTGAGATAGTCAGGGTGGATTCGTCTGCTTCCTCTGAGGACGACATCAATAATGCGGTGACTGCGATCAAACGTAACGGAGTAGCGCTGAAGG GTAACATAGAGACAAATCACAACCTTCCTCCATCTCATAAATCTAGGAACAACCTGCTTCG CACATTTTTAGATCTGTATGCCAATGTCATGCACTGTCAGTCTCTTCCTGGGGTCCCGACCCGACACAAAGACATTGATGTGATCATTATTAGAGAGAACACAGAAGGAGAGTACAGCAGCTTGGAGCATGAG AATGTTCCCGGGGTGGTGGAGAGTCTGAAGATCATAACTCGTGTCAATTCGCTGCGGATCGCTGAGTATGCCTTTAACTTGGCCAGAGAGAAAGGCCGCTGTAAGGTCACGGCAGTACATAAAGCTAATATCAT GAAGCTTGGCGACGGCCTCTTCCTGCAGTGCTGTAAAGAGGTGGCAGCTGGATATCCTGATATCACATTTGATAACATGATAGTGGATAATACCACCATGCAG CTGGTCTCTAAACCCCAGCAGTTTGATGTGATGGTGATGCCTAACCTTTATGGAAATGTGGTGAGCAATGTGTGCGCTGGACTTGTTGGAGGTCCAGGTCTGGTACCAGGAGTCAACTACGGCAAGGACTACGCTGTTTTTGAGACG gCCACTAGGAACACTGGGAAAAGCATTGCTAACAAGAATATCGCAAACCCCACAGCCACACTGCTGGCAAGCTGCCTGATGCTGGATCACTTAAA GCTTCATGCATATGCCAAGATGATTCGAAAAGCAGTTCTGAAAACTTTGTCTGAATCTCAG TGGCAGACTTCTGACTTGGGAGGTCGGGGTACTACGTCTGAAGTGGTCTACTCTGTTATGCAGGAGATCCAGAGAGGAGGACCACGCACTTCAGAACAGATCTGA
- the LOC122328405 gene encoding isocitrate dehydrogenase [NAD] subunit gamma, mitochondrial-like isoform X4, protein MSIAARSALVRFPPRLQPRTGPKSIAFSLKSPVVFCQRKKSSYATIPPPAKYGGRHTVTLIPGDGIGPELLNHVRELFRFCCVPVDFEIVRVDSSASSEDDINNAVTAIKRNGVALKGNIETNHNLPPSHKSRNNLLRTFLDLYANVMHCQSLPGVPTRHKDIDVIIIRENTEGEYSSLEHENVPGVVESLKIITRVNSLRIAEYAFNLAREKGRCKVTAVHKANIMKLGDGLFLQCCKEVAAGYPDITFDNMIVDNTTMQLVSKPQQFDVMVMPNLYGNVVSNVCAGLVGGPGLVPGVNYGKDYAVFETASCICQDDSKSSSENFV, encoded by the exons ATGTCCATAGCAGCGAGATCAGCGCTCGTCCGCTTCCCACCGCGCCTGCAGCCACGGACCGGACCGAAGAGCATCGCGTTCAGC TTGAAAAGCCCTGTAGTGTTTTGCCAGAGGAAGAAGTCTTCATATGCT ACTATT CCTCCTCCTGCTAAATACGGAGGCAGACACACAGTGACTTTGATCCCTGGTGATGGTATTGGGCCAGAACTGCTGAACCACGTCAGAGAGCTTTTCAG ATTCTGCTGTGTGCCAGTGGATTTTGAGATAGTCAGGGTGGATTCGTCTGCTTCCTCTGAGGACGACATCAATAATGCGGTGACTGCGATCAAACGTAACGGAGTAGCGCTGAAGG GTAACATAGAGACAAATCACAACCTTCCTCCATCTCATAAATCTAGGAACAACCTGCTTCG CACATTTTTAGATCTGTATGCCAATGTCATGCACTGTCAGTCTCTTCCTGGGGTCCCGACCCGACACAAAGACATTGATGTGATCATTATTAGAGAGAACACAGAAGGAGAGTACAGCAGCTTGGAGCATGAG AATGTTCCCGGGGTGGTGGAGAGTCTGAAGATCATAACTCGTGTCAATTCGCTGCGGATCGCTGAGTATGCCTTTAACTTGGCCAGAGAGAAAGGCCGCTGTAAGGTCACGGCAGTACATAAAGCTAATATCAT GAAGCTTGGCGACGGCCTCTTCCTGCAGTGCTGTAAAGAGGTGGCAGCTGGATATCCTGATATCACATTTGATAACATGATAGTGGATAATACCACCATGCAG CTGGTCTCTAAACCCCAGCAGTTTGATGTGATGGTGATGCCTAACCTTTATGGAAATGTGGTGAGCAATGTGTGCGCTGGACTTGTTGGAGGTCCAGGTCTGGTACCAGGAGTCAACTACGGCAAGGACTACGCTGTTTTTGAGACG GCTTCATGCATATGCCAAGATGATTCGAAAAGCAGTTCTGAAAACTTTGTCTGA
- the LOC122328405 gene encoding isocitrate dehydrogenase [NAD] subunit gamma, mitochondrial-like isoform X3: MSIAARSALVRFPPRLQPRTGPKSIAFSPPPAKYGGRHTVTLIPGDGIGPELLNHVRELFRFCCVPVDFEIVRVDSSASSEDDINNAVTAIKRNGVALKGNIETNHNLPPSHKSRNNLLRTFLDLYANVMHCQSLPGVPTRHKDIDVIIIRENTEGEYSSLEHENVPGVVESLKIITRVNSLRIAEYAFNLAREKGRCKVTAVHKANIMKLGDGLFLQCCKEVAAGYPDITFDNMIVDNTTMQLVSKPQQFDVMVMPNLYGNVVSNVCAGLVGGPGLVPGVNYGKDYAVFETATRNTGKSIANKNIANPTATLLASCLMLDHLKLHAYAKMIRKAVLKTLSESQWQTSDLGGRGTTSEVVYSVMQEIQRGGPRTSEQI; the protein is encoded by the exons ATGTCCATAGCAGCGAGATCAGCGCTCGTCCGCTTCCCACCGCGCCTGCAGCCACGGACCGGACCGAAGAGCATCGCGTTCAGC CCTCCTCCTGCTAAATACGGAGGCAGACACACAGTGACTTTGATCCCTGGTGATGGTATTGGGCCAGAACTGCTGAACCACGTCAGAGAGCTTTTCAG ATTCTGCTGTGTGCCAGTGGATTTTGAGATAGTCAGGGTGGATTCGTCTGCTTCCTCTGAGGACGACATCAATAATGCGGTGACTGCGATCAAACGTAACGGAGTAGCGCTGAAGG GTAACATAGAGACAAATCACAACCTTCCTCCATCTCATAAATCTAGGAACAACCTGCTTCG CACATTTTTAGATCTGTATGCCAATGTCATGCACTGTCAGTCTCTTCCTGGGGTCCCGACCCGACACAAAGACATTGATGTGATCATTATTAGAGAGAACACAGAAGGAGAGTACAGCAGCTTGGAGCATGAG AATGTTCCCGGGGTGGTGGAGAGTCTGAAGATCATAACTCGTGTCAATTCGCTGCGGATCGCTGAGTATGCCTTTAACTTGGCCAGAGAGAAAGGCCGCTGTAAGGTCACGGCAGTACATAAAGCTAATATCAT GAAGCTTGGCGACGGCCTCTTCCTGCAGTGCTGTAAAGAGGTGGCAGCTGGATATCCTGATATCACATTTGATAACATGATAGTGGATAATACCACCATGCAG CTGGTCTCTAAACCCCAGCAGTTTGATGTGATGGTGATGCCTAACCTTTATGGAAATGTGGTGAGCAATGTGTGCGCTGGACTTGTTGGAGGTCCAGGTCTGGTACCAGGAGTCAACTACGGCAAGGACTACGCTGTTTTTGAGACG gCCACTAGGAACACTGGGAAAAGCATTGCTAACAAGAATATCGCAAACCCCACAGCCACACTGCTGGCAAGCTGCCTGATGCTGGATCACTTAAA GCTTCATGCATATGCCAAGATGATTCGAAAAGCAGTTCTGAAAACTTTGTCTGAATCTCAG TGGCAGACTTCTGACTTGGGAGGTCGGGGTACTACGTCTGAAGTGGTCTACTCTGTTATGCAGGAGATCCAGAGAGGAGGACCACGCACTTCAGAACAGATCTGA
- the LOC122328405 gene encoding isocitrate dehydrogenase [NAD] subunit gamma, mitochondrial-like isoform X2, which translates to MSIAARSALVRFPPRLQPRTGPKSIAFSLKSPVVFCQRKKSSYAPPPAKYGGRHTVTLIPGDGIGPELLNHVRELFRFCCVPVDFEIVRVDSSASSEDDINNAVTAIKRNGVALKGNIETNHNLPPSHKSRNNLLRTFLDLYANVMHCQSLPGVPTRHKDIDVIIIRENTEGEYSSLEHENVPGVVESLKIITRVNSLRIAEYAFNLAREKGRCKVTAVHKANIMKLGDGLFLQCCKEVAAGYPDITFDNMIVDNTTMQLVSKPQQFDVMVMPNLYGNVVSNVCAGLVGGPGLVPGVNYGKDYAVFETATRNTGKSIANKNIANPTATLLASCLMLDHLKLHAYAKMIRKAVLKTLSESQWQTSDLGGRGTTSEVVYSVMQEIQRGGPRTSEQI; encoded by the exons ATGTCCATAGCAGCGAGATCAGCGCTCGTCCGCTTCCCACCGCGCCTGCAGCCACGGACCGGACCGAAGAGCATCGCGTTCAGC TTGAAAAGCCCTGTAGTGTTTTGCCAGAGGAAGAAGTCTTCATATGCT CCTCCTCCTGCTAAATACGGAGGCAGACACACAGTGACTTTGATCCCTGGTGATGGTATTGGGCCAGAACTGCTGAACCACGTCAGAGAGCTTTTCAG ATTCTGCTGTGTGCCAGTGGATTTTGAGATAGTCAGGGTGGATTCGTCTGCTTCCTCTGAGGACGACATCAATAATGCGGTGACTGCGATCAAACGTAACGGAGTAGCGCTGAAGG GTAACATAGAGACAAATCACAACCTTCCTCCATCTCATAAATCTAGGAACAACCTGCTTCG CACATTTTTAGATCTGTATGCCAATGTCATGCACTGTCAGTCTCTTCCTGGGGTCCCGACCCGACACAAAGACATTGATGTGATCATTATTAGAGAGAACACAGAAGGAGAGTACAGCAGCTTGGAGCATGAG AATGTTCCCGGGGTGGTGGAGAGTCTGAAGATCATAACTCGTGTCAATTCGCTGCGGATCGCTGAGTATGCCTTTAACTTGGCCAGAGAGAAAGGCCGCTGTAAGGTCACGGCAGTACATAAAGCTAATATCAT GAAGCTTGGCGACGGCCTCTTCCTGCAGTGCTGTAAAGAGGTGGCAGCTGGATATCCTGATATCACATTTGATAACATGATAGTGGATAATACCACCATGCAG CTGGTCTCTAAACCCCAGCAGTTTGATGTGATGGTGATGCCTAACCTTTATGGAAATGTGGTGAGCAATGTGTGCGCTGGACTTGTTGGAGGTCCAGGTCTGGTACCAGGAGTCAACTACGGCAAGGACTACGCTGTTTTTGAGACG gCCACTAGGAACACTGGGAAAAGCATTGCTAACAAGAATATCGCAAACCCCACAGCCACACTGCTGGCAAGCTGCCTGATGCTGGATCACTTAAA GCTTCATGCATATGCCAAGATGATTCGAAAAGCAGTTCTGAAAACTTTGTCTGAATCTCAG TGGCAGACTTCTGACTTGGGAGGTCGGGGTACTACGTCTGAAGTGGTCTACTCTGTTATGCAGGAGATCCAGAGAGGAGGACCACGCACTTCAGAACAGATCTGA
- the LOC122328405 gene encoding isocitrate dehydrogenase [NAD] subunit gamma, mitochondrial-like isoform X5 yields the protein MLFCCVPVDFEIVRVDSSASSEDDINNAVTAIKRNGVALKGNIETNHNLPPSHKSRNNLLRTFLDLYANVMHCQSLPGVPTRHKDIDVIIIRENTEGEYSSLEHENVPGVVESLKIITRVNSLRIAEYAFNLAREKGRCKVTAVHKANIMKLGDGLFLQCCKEVAAGYPDITFDNMIVDNTTMQLVSKPQQFDVMVMPNLYGNVVSNVCAGLVGGPGLVPGVNYGKDYAVFETATRNTGKSIANKNIANPTATLLASCLMLDHLKLHAYAKMIRKAVLKTLSESQWQTSDLGGRGTTSEVVYSVMQEIQRGGPRTSEQI from the exons ATGCT ATTCTGCTGTGTGCCAGTGGATTTTGAGATAGTCAGGGTGGATTCGTCTGCTTCCTCTGAGGACGACATCAATAATGCGGTGACTGCGATCAAACGTAACGGAGTAGCGCTGAAGG GTAACATAGAGACAAATCACAACCTTCCTCCATCTCATAAATCTAGGAACAACCTGCTTCG CACATTTTTAGATCTGTATGCCAATGTCATGCACTGTCAGTCTCTTCCTGGGGTCCCGACCCGACACAAAGACATTGATGTGATCATTATTAGAGAGAACACAGAAGGAGAGTACAGCAGCTTGGAGCATGAG AATGTTCCCGGGGTGGTGGAGAGTCTGAAGATCATAACTCGTGTCAATTCGCTGCGGATCGCTGAGTATGCCTTTAACTTGGCCAGAGAGAAAGGCCGCTGTAAGGTCACGGCAGTACATAAAGCTAATATCAT GAAGCTTGGCGACGGCCTCTTCCTGCAGTGCTGTAAAGAGGTGGCAGCTGGATATCCTGATATCACATTTGATAACATGATAGTGGATAATACCACCATGCAG CTGGTCTCTAAACCCCAGCAGTTTGATGTGATGGTGATGCCTAACCTTTATGGAAATGTGGTGAGCAATGTGTGCGCTGGACTTGTTGGAGGTCCAGGTCTGGTACCAGGAGTCAACTACGGCAAGGACTACGCTGTTTTTGAGACG gCCACTAGGAACACTGGGAAAAGCATTGCTAACAAGAATATCGCAAACCCCACAGCCACACTGCTGGCAAGCTGCCTGATGCTGGATCACTTAAA GCTTCATGCATATGCCAAGATGATTCGAAAAGCAGTTCTGAAAACTTTGTCTGAATCTCAG TGGCAGACTTCTGACTTGGGAGGTCGGGGTACTACGTCTGAAGTGGTCTACTCTGTTATGCAGGAGATCCAGAGAGGAGGACCACGCACTTCAGAACAGATCTGA
- the avpr2ab gene encoding vasopressin V2 receptor, protein MRMASWEENLGQPNRSVLEMEGPPDLSSSLFNLSSSYGGTGAFLWLFPSENITWTTTRPTIQPVAPPRVRDQALAQAEIGVLGLVLALTALGNGFVLWVLLRRKKHHAPMHLFMVNLCVADLVVAFFQVLPQLVWDITEHFQGPDALCRSVKYLQIVGMFASSYMIVAMTVDRHYAICCPLQAYRGGAPSRWNTPIMVAWGLALVLSLPQVFIFSRSEVSPGVYECWGHFAEPWGLKAYVTWMTVAVFVLPAFIITVCQVRIFREIHDNIYLKSERVVTAEFKRNSVFFHFAQREGGRGRSRERNRQSRHSHHADSGLVQAHCSPSHHAGEEASASSGLYDSYSHTLPCRSSICEPCLRPRPSTDSPSPSVRTHMQSTPRHLSDPSHSQSLSANSVCALTGHPNSSGASELWPDVLPDAFPLPTDYSHPPPLPGVTKAMSKTVRMTLVIVLVYTVCWCPFFIVQLWAAWDPNPPNQGAAFTILMLLASLNSCTNPWIYTAFSNSVSRELLALLRCHTGPPRRGSLPDDSTTTHTSTNTKDSIY, encoded by the exons ATGAGGATGGCCTCTTGGGAAGAGAATTTGGGTCAGCCCAATCGCTCTGTGCTGGAGATGGAGGGGCCACCGGACCTGTCCAGCTCTCTCTTTAATCTCAGCAGCAGTTACGGGGGCACGGGGGCTTTTCTCTGGCTGTTTCCGTCAGAGAACATCACATGGACCACCACCAGGCCCACAATCCAGCCGGTTGCCCCTCCACGGGTACGGGACCAAGCCTTGGCCCAGGCGGAGATCGGGGTGCTGGGGTTGGTGCTTGCCCTCACCGCTCTGGGTAATGGATTCGTGCTATGGGTGTTGCTGCGCAGAAAGAAACATCACGCTCCCATGCACCTCTTCATGGTCAATCTGTGTGTGGCTGACCTGGTAGTGGCCTTCTTTCAG GTGCTGCCACAGCTGGTGTGGGACATCACAGAGCACTTCCAGGGCCCTGACGCTCTGTGCCGCTCCGTCAAGTATTTGCAAATTGTCGGGATGTTCGCATCCTCCTACATGATTGTTGCCATGACCGTGGATCGGCACTATGCCATCTGCTGCCCCCTGCAAGCGTATCGAGGAGGTGCGCCCTCCCGCTGGAACACCCCCATTATGGTTGCCTGGGGCCTGGCTCTTGTGCTCAGTTTGCCACAG GTGTTTATCTTCTCGCGGTCAGAGGTGTCCCCCGGGGTGTACGAATGCTGGGGCCACTTTGCTGAGCCATGGGGTCTCAAAGCATACGTCACCTGGATGACTGTGGCTGTATTTGTATTGCCAGCCTTTATCATCACTGTCTGTCAG GTTCGCATCTTCAGAGAAATCCATGACAATATCTACCTGAAGTCGGAGCGGGTGGTGACTGCAGAATTTAAGAGGAACTCTGTGTTCTTCCACTTTGCTCAGCGGGAAGGGGGCAGGGGAAGGAGCCGAGAGAGAAACAGGCAGAGCAGACACAGCCACCATGCTGACAGTGGTCTTGTTCAAGCTCACTGCAGCCCCTCACATCACGCGGGAGAGGAAGCGTCCGCCTCCTCGGGTCTTTACGATAGCTACTCTCATACTCTACCCTGTAGGAGCTCTATTTGCGAGCCCTGTCTTAGGCCACGCCCCTCAACAGACAGCCCCTCCCCTTCCGTCCGAACTCACATGCAAAGCACTCCCAGACACCTCTCAGACCCCTCCCATTCTCAATCATTATCAGCCAATAGCGTGTGTGCATTGACTGGACACCCAAATAGCTCTGGAGCTTCTGAACTGTGGCCAGATGTGCTTCCAGATGCTTTTCCCCTTCCGACAGACTATTCGCATCCGCCGCCTCTCCCCGGTGTTACTAAGGCCATGTCTAAAACAGTGAGGATGACTCTTGTCATTGTGCTGGTCTACACCGTCTGCTGGTGTCCTTTCTTTATTGTTCAGTTATGGGCAGCCTGGGACCCCAACCCACCAAACCAAG GGGCTGCTTTCACTATCCTGATGCTTCTAGCCAGTCTAAACTCCTGCACTAACCCATGGATCTACACAGCCTTCTCCAACAGTGTGTCCCGTGAACTGCTCGCACTGCTGCGCTGCCACACCGGACCCCCACGACGAGGCTCGCTGCCGGACGACTCAACCACGACTCACACATCAACCAACACCAAGGACTCCATATACTGA